In the genome of Eulemur rufifrons isolate Redbay chromosome 27, OSU_ERuf_1, whole genome shotgun sequence, one region contains:
- the FLVCR1 gene encoding choline/ethanolamine transporter FLVCR1 — translation MARPDDEEGAAVAPGHPLAKGYLLVPRGAPAGKEGVEPQNGPTAGCLLLNGFPRDSPADGAGALGGPQTPLAPEEETQARLLPTGPGEATPGAEGTLLPRTALSTRRFLVLLIFSLYSLVNAFQWIQYSIISNVFQGFYGVSLLHIDWLSMVYMLAYVPLIFPATWLLDTRGLRLTALLGSGLNCLGSWIKCGSVQQHLFWVTMLGQCLCSVAQVFILGLPSRIASVWFGPKEVSTACATAVLGNQLGTAIGFLLPPVLVPNTQNDTNILACNISTMFYGTSAVATLLFILTAIAFKEKPRYPPSQAQAVLRDSPPEGYSYKKSIRNLFKNIPFVLLLISYGIMTGAFYSVSTLLNQIILTYYEGEEVNAGRIGLTLVVAGMVGSILCGLWLDYTKTYKQTTLIVYILSFMGMVIFTLTLDLGYIIIVFVTGGVLGFFMTGYLPLGFEFAVEITYPESEGTSSGLLNAAAQIFGILFTLAQGKLTSDYSPRAGNIFLCVWMFIGIILTALIKSDLRRHNINIGIKNVDIKAVPVDSPTDQESKDVTLSKQSESAI, via the exons ATGGCGCGGCCGGACGATGAGGAGGGGGCGGCAGTGGCGCCCGGGCACCCGCTCGCGAAGGGGTACCTCCTAGTGCCGAGGGGCGCGCCCGCAGGGAAGGAGGGCGTGGAGCCGCAGAACGGCCCCACAGCCGGCTGCCTGCTCCTGAATGGGTTCCCCCGGGACAGCCCCGCGGACGGCGCGGGAGCCCTGGGTGGGCCGCAGACTCCGCTGGCCCCGGAAGAGGAGACCCAGGCCCGGCTGCTGCCCACGGGCCCGGGAGAGGCGACCCCGGGGGCCGAGGGCACCCTGCTGCCTCGGACAGCGCTCTCCACGCGGCGCTTTTTGGTGCTCCTGATCTTCAGCCTGTACTCGCTGGTGAACGCCTTTCAGTGGATCCAGTACAGCATCATCAGCAACGTCTTCCAGGGCTTCTACGGCGTCTCCTTGCTGCACATCGACTGGCTGTCCATGGTGTACATGCTGGCCTACGTGCCCCTCATCTTCCCGGCCACCTGGCTGCTGGACACCAGAGGCCTGCGGCTCACCGCCTTGCTGGGCTCCGGCCTCAACTGCCTGGGCAGCTGGATCAAGTGCGGCAGTGTGCAGCAGCATCTCTTCTGGGTCACCATGCTGGGCCAGTGCCTCTGCTCCGTGGCCCAGGTCTTCATCCTGGGCTTGCCCTCCCGCATTGCCTCAGTGTGGTTTGGGCCCAAGGAAGTGTCCACAGCTTGTGCCACCGCCGTGCTGGGCAATCAG CTTGGCACTGCAATTGGCTTTTTGCTACCACCCGTTTTAGTGCCCAACACACAGAATGACACAAACATCCTGGCTTGTAATATCAGCACCATGTTTTATGGAACATCAGCCGttgccacacttttatttattttgacagcAATTG CTTTCAAAGAAAAACCTCGGTATCCCCCAAGTCAGGCTCAAGCAGTTCTTCGAGACAGTCCGCCTGAAGGGTACTCCTATAAGAAATCAATCAGAAACCTGTTTAAAAACATTCCTTTTGTCCTTCTGTTGATCAGTTATG GTATCATGACTGGAGCATTTTATTCAGTCTCAACGTTGCTAAATCAAATAATATTGACATATTATGAG GGGGAAGAAGTAAATGCTGGAAGGATTGGGCTAACACTGGTAGTAGCTGGAATGGTGGGCTCTATTCTTTGTGGCTTATGGTTGGATTACACCAAAACATACAA aCAGACTACTCTGATAGTTTACATTTTGTCGTTTATGGGAATGGTTATATTTACTTTAACATTGGACCTTGGATACATTATCATCGTGTTTGTTACTGGAGGGGTCCTTGG tttcttCATGACTGGTTACCTACCCTTGGGTTTTGAATTTGCTGTTGAAATCACTTACCCTGAATCTGAAGGCACTTCATCTGGTCTTCTTAATGCTGCTGCACAG atatttggaATTTTGTTCACGTTGGCTCAAGGAAAGCTCACGTCAGACTACAGTCCTAGAGCAGGGAACATTTTCCTCTGTGTCTGGATGTTCATAGGCATCATTTTAACAG